GCGATGCTCGGGAGCGACGCGATGGTGACGACCCCGGCGCATACGATCCGAAGCGGCTCGGCCGCGAGCGCGCTCGGCCTCGTCGCGCTCACCGACATGGACGCCGGGATCGCGGTCGACATCGGCGGGACGACGACCGACGTGAGCCGGATCGTCGAGGGATTCCCGGACACCGAACCGGACGTCGCCGAAGGCGATCTGGAGACTGCGTACGCGGGAATCACCGCGACCAGTCTTCCGATCGGGGGCGATACGCTGATCCAGTCCACGACAGACGGATTCGAACTCGCCGACGAGCGTATCGGGGACGCGGTGGCGCTCGGCGGGAGCCAACCCACGCTCACAGACGCCCTCCACGTCCTGGGGATCTTCGAGGTTGGCGACGTCGAAGCTGCGCGCGCGGCCCTGGCTGCCCTCGGGCCGGCCCCCCAAACAATTGCCGAGGCGGTGCTCGGGGAGTTCGAAACCCGGGTCGGCGAGGCCATCGACGAACTTCGGCGGGACGATCCGACCCGAATCGCGGTCGGCGGAACCCTCGCACCGATTCTCGGCCCGCGGCTGAGCGATTCCCTGGAGACGGTCCAGGCGGCCGAGGTCCCGGGGTATGCCGACGTGGCCGGGGCCGTCGGCTGTGGCGTCGCCCGGGTGAGTGTCGACACCGCCCTCCACATCGACAGCCACCGTGGCATCAAGACGGTCACGGCGGTCGGCTCCGAACGGGTCGACTCGGTCGAGACGGGCCGGCAGTTCTCCGACCAGGAGGTCCGGGAACTCGCGGCGACGGCGGCCCAGGAGGCCGCGCTGGCTGCGGGCGGGGAGCCAAACAAGCCGGTCGAGATTCAGGCGACAGACGGCTTCAGCGTGGTCGAACGGGGCACTGTCGTGGGCCAGATCATCAACGCCCGGGCGCGTGTGGCTCCGGGTATCGAGCGCTGGTTCGTAGGTGAGCAGCCATGACGATGGGACTGATCTATCACGACGCGTATCTCAAACACGAACACACCCCCACCCATCCCGAGCGCCGCGAACGGCTCCAGTACACGATGGACCAGCTCCGGGAGGAGGGGGTCCTGGACGACGAGGACGTATGCCAACTGGATCCCATCGAGGTCACCGACGAGCAGATCGCCCGGGTTCACACCCAGCGATACGTCGACCGATTGCGGTCCATGTCCGCGACCGGGACCGGCCGACTCAGTGCAGACACCCACGTGTCGGAGCACACCTGGGAGACGGCCAAACTCTCGGCCGGTGGCGTGATCCGGGGCCTGGAAGCCGTCGAGTCGGGCGAGGTAGCCTCCGCGTTCGTGATGGCCCGTCCCGGTGGGCACCACGCCTTTGCCGACGACGGCCACGGTTTCTGTTATCTCAACAACACGGCCGTGGGCATCCGTCACTTGCAGGCCACGACTGACGTCGACCGGGTCCTGATCTGGGACTGGGACGCCCATCACGGGGACGGGACCGAATCGATCTTCTACGAGGATCCATCGGTGCTGGTCATGTCGACCCACCAGGACGGCCGGACGCTGTTCCCCGGGACCGGCGACGTCGAGGACGTGGGTGAGGGACCTGGCGAGGGCTACAACGTCAACGTTCCCCTGCCCCCAAAGACGACCGACGAGGCCTACATGCAGGTCGTCACGGAGATCTTCCGACCGATCGCCGAACAGTACGATCCTGATCTCGTCTTCGTCGAGGCCGGCCAGGACAATCACTTCACCGACCCGATCACGGACCTGGGTGTGACCGCCCAGGGGTACGCCGCGCTCATGGACGCGGCGGTGGACGCAGCCGACACCCTCGCTGGCGGCGACATCGTCGCCTCGCTCGCGGGTGGCTATGGGATCGAGGGTGGGCTTCCCTACACCAACCTCGCCGTGATTGCCACACTCCTGGACTACGAGACGGCCTACATCCGGGAACCGGCGATCTACGAACCCCCGACAGAGAATCCGGACGTCTCGGGAATCATCCAGCGGGTGAGAGAGGTCCATGAGGAGTACTGGGATCTCCCCTCGGAGTAAGTACCAAACTGTTTTGGGCCAATACTTTAGTTACAGGTTTCGCAAGACTAAACTGCCGGTCGTCGACCGGCGGCCAGGTGAATCCCCCTCGTCTGGCTAGTCACCCTCTCCCCTCACCGGAAAGCGGAATTCACCCGCTTTCTTGGTGACTTTCGAGATGTGCGACGTGTCGATTCGTCAATTCCAGGAGCCGTTCGGTCCAGGCTTCGAGGTCGAAATCGGCGTCGTCGGTGCGTGCAGCCGCGACCTTCGAGAGCGCCTGGTACAGATCGACGCCGAGTGCGTCGGCCTGGAACGCTCGATCGAAGTGTTCGGCAGTTGGTGTCTCGTCGAGATCCGCCTCCTCGATACCGAGTTTGGCGCCGACGTGTCCGGCCCAGAACGCGAGCAACCCGTCGGCCGCCGTCGAGGTGGCTCCCGATTCGAGGACGTCCTGTACCGTGTCCGTCAGTGTGAGCACGGCGTCGACCGTGTCGTCGGCGAGGTCGTCGTGTGACTTGGCGGCGATGGCCCGGCCGAGGTCTCGAGTCGCCGGCCGGTCGATCTGGGGCTCGTCCATGGCCCTGTTTGGTCGGGGGCACTCAACTGAGTTTCGAGGTAGAAAAACGCGGCCGGGATGAGAGCAGTCGTCTGGCAGTCGGTGGCCGCGTTGGCCAGATGGATCGGGTGTGGGCAGGTCCGTTCCAGTGGCCAAATTGCTACTTCCTTGGGGTCCTGTAAACCGTTGGTGGCATGTGCAATTGTTGCACCGACGACTGCAGTGCCTCCGATGTTGGCACTCCAACCCACGAGAATAGCTCGCACAGTCCGGCCCGCGTCCGAATCACAATCTTTACCTCTACCCTGTAGCAACTTCCAGTCGTCAGTCTTAGGGGTGCCTAATTATGGATAGCAACTATCGAGCGAGGTGGACCGAACGGGCGATCGGTCCCCTCTCAGTCGTCGATTATCGGTCTGTCGGGACGAATCGCAGTCCGTTCTGTCAGTCGAGACACCCAAACGCGGGGCCGGTTCTCGGTTGGCGCTTCAGGACCGCAACTGCTCATCGCGTCTCCCCTCTCCCTGACCGATGAGCGACTCACCCATTCTCCTGATGGGACACCCCAACGTGGGGAAAAGCGCGATGTTCAACCGCCTCGCGGGGGCGGACATCACCGAGTCGAACTACCCGGGAACGACAGTTGATTACACGGAGAGTGATCTGGCTGTCGAGGGGACGACTCGGCGGATCATCGACGTACCGGGGACCTTCTCGCTCGATCCGAAGGACAGCGCTGAATCAGTCGCTGTCGATCTGCTGGACGAGAACCCGGACGCGACCGTGGTGTGTGTTCTCGACGCCACCCGGATCGAACGGGGCCTCAACCTCGCTGTCGAGATACTCGAGCGGGGCTATGATCTAATCGTCGCGCTCAACATGTGGGACGAGGCCGCCTCGGGGAACATCGACATCGATGTCGACGAACTGTCCTCGGTCCTCGACGTGCCTGTGGTTCCAACCGTCGCCACGGAGGGAACCGGTATCAAGGCCCTCATCGACCGGCTTCCAGAGGCGAATCCGACGCCCATCGAGTCGGTACTCGACGCGGTTGGATTCGCGAGGGCGGAGGCTTTGGACTCGGCGACCCGCTGGGATCTGGTCGACGCGATCGTCGATGCGACCGTGGAGTACGGCGAGACCGAACCCACACTCCCGGAGTTGATCGGAACCCTGACGGTCAAGCCCTGGACCGGGCTGCCCTTCGCACTCGCCGCGCTCTACGGGATGTGGGCCTTCTTCAGCGCGGTAGCGGGCTTTTTCACCGACGGGTATTTCGTGCCACTCTTTGACGCCCACTGGTTGCCGTGGCTCCAGGAGACGTTCCCCTTCGAGGGGACCTGGCTTTACTTCATCCTGGTTGGCGATCCGGCGGCGACGAACTCATTCGAGGCGTTTGGCATGCTCACGAGTGGATTGTTCGTCGCGATCGGGGTCGTCCTGCCCGCAGTCTTCGCGCTGTATCTCGTCCTCGCGGTCTTGGAGGACTCCGGGTACATGGCCCGGTTAGCGGTGCTTCTGGACACGATCTTTCACAAAATCGGCCTCCACGGTTTCGCGATCGTGCCGATGGTGCTCTCCTTTGGTTGCAACGTTCCGGGGGTCGCCGCCACACGGTCCTTCGAGACGGAGAAACAGCGCTTCGTGATGATGACGCTGCTCTCGGTTTTCATTCCCTGTGGAGCCCAACTCGCGGTGATGCTCTCGCTGATCCCGCAGTATACCGGATTTATCGTGCTCTACCTGCTCGCCGGGTTCTTCGTGTTCGGCGCGATCCTGGACAAACTCGTCCCCGGATCCTCCCCCGAACTCATCGTGGACGTCCCGCCGCTGCGGGAACCCCGAATCGGTAACATCGCGACCAAACTCACGCTGCGGACCCGCGAATTCCTCAAATCAGCCGTTCCGTTCGTTCTGCTGGGGGTGGGCATCATCAACGTCCTCTATCTGGGCGGGGCGATCGAATGGCTCGCCGGGGCACTCGAACCGGTTCTCACCGGGTGGTTCGGCGTTCCGACCGATACCATTCCCGCGCTGATCGCCGGGTTCCTCCGGAAGGACCTCGCCGTGGCTCAGTTGAGTGCGATCTCGATGACGCCGTTCCAGACAGTCATGTCAGTGATCATGGTCAGTATCTACTTCCCCTGCCTCGCGACCTTCGCGATGCTCATCAAGGAAGGTTCGAAGAGTGGTGGCGTTGTCAAAATGCTGGGTGGCGCACTGTTGACGCTGGTCGCCGCGCTGTTCCTCTGGGGTGGGCTCTTCCACCTGGGTGGCATCCTCACGGGGGTGGCCTGAATGGGACGTTTCGATACGCCATACTTCGGGCTCGTCGGCGTTGTACTCGTGGCCGCCGGGGCGGTCTCGGTCCTGCTGGGACTGACCGGCGGGAGCCTCGAATACTGGCCGCTCGCGATTGCGGGTCCCTTCTCCATCTGGCGAGGCGCCGTTGTTCTCGCCGCGGGGGCCTTCTACCTCACGGCCGTCAACGGTCGGATTACGAATCGCGAGGACGAAGCCCTCGTCTTCATGGGAAGTCTGATGATCTGGATCGTGGGCGGCATGGAGGTGCTCTCGATCCTGCTGGGCGCGATTCCCGGTGGCCCGGAGGTGTGGATCGCCGGCCCCACTGAGTTCTTGGCTGCAATCGCTCCACCCTACTCGCCATCGGTGCTTGCGATCCCACTCTCGCTTCCGGCGTTTCGATACGCCGAGGAGGACGTTGTGACGGTACTCAAGCGACTCTTCTCCGGAGAAAATTGAAGCCAGTTGTT
This region of Halodesulfurarchaeum sp. HSR-GB genomic DNA includes:
- a CDS encoding hydantoinase/oxoprolinase family protein, coding for MIIGIDTGGTNVDGVVLNEDGVCGTAKVPNTETRASIEAVIEALRESCDRFEISRVVVATTLVVNAAVQDRLPSCTSVLIPGPGLAPDRSFFGTENHVAEGAVDHRGRVTEPLGYDQQPSHDVRAVTAKFSDRNPDLERELAAAFPDDLEALALGNESGAGLTFPERAATTVANARAKPVFSAYERAVEQAIAAAGIDAPVYYLKGDGAMLGSDAMVTTPAHTIRSGSAASALGLVALTDMDAGIAVDIGGTTTDVSRIVEGFPDTEPDVAEGDLETAYAGITATSLPIGGDTLIQSTTDGFELADERIGDAVALGGSQPTLTDALHVLGIFEVGDVEAARAALAALGPAPQTIAEAVLGEFETRVGEAIDELRRDDPTRIAVGGTLAPILGPRLSDSLETVQAAEVPGYADVAGAVGCGVARVSVDTALHIDSHRGIKTVTAVGSERVDSVETGRQFSDQEVRELAATAAQEAALAAGGEPNKPVEIQATDGFSVVERGTVVGQIINARARVAPGIERWFVGEQP
- a CDS encoding histone deacetylase; amino-acid sequence: MTMGLIYHDAYLKHEHTPTHPERRERLQYTMDQLREEGVLDDEDVCQLDPIEVTDEQIARVHTQRYVDRLRSMSATGTGRLSADTHVSEHTWETAKLSAGGVIRGLEAVESGEVASAFVMARPGGHHAFADDGHGFCYLNNTAVGIRHLQATTDVDRVLIWDWDAHHGDGTESIFYEDPSVLVMSTHQDGRTLFPGTGDVEDVGEGPGEGYNVNVPLPPKTTDEAYMQVVTEIFRPIAEQYDPDLVFVEAGQDNHFTDPITDLGVTAQGYAALMDAAVDAADTLAGGDIVASLAGGYGIEGGLPYTNLAVIATLLDYETAYIREPAIYEPPTENPDVSGIIQRVREVHEEYWDLPSE
- a CDS encoding ferrous iron transporter B, whose translation is MSDSPILLMGHPNVGKSAMFNRLAGADITESNYPGTTVDYTESDLAVEGTTRRIIDVPGTFSLDPKDSAESVAVDLLDENPDATVVCVLDATRIERGLNLAVEILERGYDLIVALNMWDEAASGNIDIDVDELSSVLDVPVVPTVATEGTGIKALIDRLPEANPTPIESVLDAVGFARAEALDSATRWDLVDAIVDATVEYGETEPTLPELIGTLTVKPWTGLPFALAALYGMWAFFSAVAGFFTDGYFVPLFDAHWLPWLQETFPFEGTWLYFILVGDPAATNSFEAFGMLTSGLFVAIGVVLPAVFALYLVLAVLEDSGYMARLAVLLDTIFHKIGLHGFAIVPMVLSFGCNVPGVAATRSFETEKQRFVMMTLLSVFIPCGAQLAVMLSLIPQYTGFIVLYLLAGFFVFGAILDKLVPGSSPELIVDVPPLREPRIGNIATKLTLRTREFLKSAVPFVLLGVGIINVLYLGGAIEWLAGALEPVLTGWFGVPTDTIPALIAGFLRKDLAVAQLSAISMTPFQTVMSVIMVSIYFPCLATFAMLIKEGSKSGGVVKMLGGALLTLVAALFLWGGLFHLGGILTGVA